A region from the Mya arenaria isolate MELC-2E11 chromosome 2, ASM2691426v1 genome encodes:
- the LOC128225087 gene encoding girdin-like, which translates to MLKETMSYEKTKVKDLYQGSSFDKAAYNAYEAVKAERDSLKESETLYKRKVLAVEEDAENLLKSYQGIYAENKVLRSKIEHGPDASRIKTFRGEIKRLEEKVTSVRSENAMLTDEIARLQKQLSQNLEEKKRIEDAFKMERGLHEDKTSNIEKEKNALEERNEKLERSCKEYEFRIKHYEEESDGLLHRYKELKRDNLKMETKFKKQKDLIEEEVRDLKETSKDMAKEIIQLKSKLARLQSEYQSVKLDYEAARKQIEYQNKELEVHKTQSSVLKRNAKMTNREFDTIKEELKTYEEMLEDERKFGFETVFVEVKDQKRKERKLLKRIGDLELQREELQRENQSLEQGTNECRRRMESSISEYQALAFANSNLKRRVEVLENSNLELDRRSKFMFDANKKGLVVTMGNETLKNVQKEKSNLLAKVRFLETENRRLSRRIKELENENDFEETTTVYSFRTSKGKRDNIIHADMPSLNGADFVKSSYRKTMKASSKSFPSSY; encoded by the exons ATGTTAAAAG AAACTATGAGCTACGAGAAAACAAAAGTCAAGGATCTATATCAGGGCAGCAGTTTCGACAAAGCAGCTTACAATGCATATGAAGCCGTTAAAGCAGAGAGAGATTCATTAAAGGAATCTGAGACACTTTACAAGCGAAAAGTCCTCGCTGTAGAGGAAGACGCTGAAAATTTGTTAAAGTCATACCAAGGCATCTATGCCGAAAACAAGGTCTTGCGAAGCAAAATAGAGCATGGACCAGACGCGTCAAGAATCAAAACGTTTCGGGGCGAGATAAAGCGTTTGGAAGAAAAGGTTACAAGCGTCCGCAGCGAGAATGCAATGCTTACCGACGAGATTGCGAGACTCCAAAAGCAGTTAAGCCAGAATttagaagaaaagaaaagaatcGAAGATGCATTCAAAATGGAAAGAGGTTTGCATGaagataaaacaagtaataTAGAAAAGGAAAAGAATGCATTGgaagaaagaaatgaaaagcTTGAAAGGAGTTGTAAGGAGTACGAATTTAGAATTAAACATTACGAGGAAGAGTCTGATGGTTTACTTCACAGATACAAGGAGCTTAAACGAGACAACttgaaaatggaaacaaaattcaaaaagcAAAAGGACCTTATTGAGGAAGAAGTAAGAGACCTAAAGGAAACTTCAAAAGATATGGCGAAGGAAATAATACAGCTCAAATCAAAACTTGCACGTCTTCAATCCGAATACCAATCTGTTAAGCTTGATTATGAAGCAGCACGAAAACAAATTGAATACCAGAATAAAGAGCTTGAGGTACATAAAACGCAGTCGTCTGTTCTCAAAAGGAATGCAAAGATGACGAATAGGGAGTTCGACACAATCAAAGAAGAATTGAAAACCTATGAAGAAATGTTGGAAGACGAACGTAAATTCGGCTTTGAAACAGTATTCGTCGAAGTAAAGGATCAGAAGAGGAAAGAACGAAAACTTTTGAAAAGAATTGGCGATTTAGAACTACAGAGGGAAGAATTGCAGCGTGAAAACCAATCGTTGGAACAAGGAACGAACGAATGCCGAAGAAGAATGGAATCATCTATATCTGAGTATCAGGCATTGGCCTTCGCTAATTCAAACCTCAAAAGGAGGGTTGAAGTGCTTGAAAATTCTAATTTGGAATTAGACAGACGTAGCAAGTTCATGTTTGATGCCAATAAAAAGGGATTAGTGGTAACTATGGGCAATGAAACCCTGAAGAATGTACAGAAAGAGAAGAGTAATTTATTGGCAAAAGTACGATTCTTGGAAACTGAAAACCGGCGGCTCAGTCGAAGAATTAAAGAGTTGGAGAACGAAAATGATTTCGAGGAAACTACTACAGTGTATTCCTTCAGAACGTCAAAAGGGAAAAGAGACAATATCATTCACGCAGACATGCCTTCCTTAAATGGAGCTGACTTTGTTAAGTCATCATATCGAAAAACAATGAAAGCTTCTTCAAAATCGTTTCCTTCTTCATATTAG
- the LOC128222306 gene encoding uncharacterized protein LOC128222306 isoform X1, translated as MFIKNVVFHFNSSRLNSQIEGILSRVLRMSGTKVPHTRIKKPQAGIRTHPHSKYAQSKLKSSETASTETNDEEESWMAKTEKVLNAGMKPIDAAQKLQLEQKYAAMSSNASVGDNPEVKIIPIPEYKGMIEDLTRLREINVAHTNQIKELELETRKVLGEFGGLYEENAKLRNKLDTGGEPFAESYRRIFDDRKTLREAEAGYKKRIIRFEQEVVDAKKKIAKLEHDIQATKTRLEKYKKITSKDKVLDALNKQIKDLKDENKGLKAELKLLVQAATRAPRKQNSVSLAESKPGTKTRRKFLDQGKAKIDCKKESHISKTKHGDSKEVDTEVNRYHDHGYYFDYRNGLPDTDINHW; from the coding sequence AATGAGCGGCACAAAAGTACCACATACCCGAATAAAGAAACCACAGGCTGGGATCAGAACACATCCACACAGCAAATATGCGCAATCAAAATTAAAGTCAAGTGAAACCGCCAGTACCGAAACGAATGATGAAGAAGAATCTTGGATGGCGAAAACCGAAAAAGTCCTCAATGCAGGAATGAAGCCCATAGATGCAGCACAGAAGCTTCAGTTGGAACAGAAATACGCAGCAATGTCGAGTAACGCGTCTGTTGGTGACAACCCTGAAGTAAAGATTATACCGATTCCTGAATACAAAGGAATGATTGAGGACCTTACTAGACTTAGGGAAATAAATGTTGCGCACACCAATCAGATTAAAGAACTTGAGCTGGAAACACGAAAGGTGTTGGGTGAATTTGGAGGACTATATGAAGAAAACGCAAAACTACGAAATAAATTGGATACAGGCGGTGAACCCTTTGCAGAATCATACAGGAGGATATTTGATGATCGCAAAACTTTACGAGAGGCCGAGGCTGGCTATAAAAAGCGCATTATTCGGTTTGAACAAGAAGTAGTAGACGCTAAAAAGAAAATAGCGAAACTTGAACATGATATTCAGGCAACGAAAACAAGACTTGAAAAGTACAAGAAGATAACAAGTAAAGATAAAGTTCTCGACGCGCTGAACAAGCAAATAAAAGATCTTAAAGACGAAAATAAAGGGCTGAAAGCAGAGCTAAAACTATTAGTTCAAGCTGCAACAAGAGCTCCAAGAAAGCAAAACAGTGTTTCTTTGGCTGAAAGCAAGCCTGGGACAAAAACACGTCGAAAGTTCTTAGATCAAGGAAAAGCTAAAATAGATTGCAAAAAAGAAAGCcacatttctaaaacaaaacacgGAGATTCTAAGGAAGTGGACACTGAAGTCAATAGATATCATGATCATGGATACTATTTCGACTATAGGAATGGTCTTCCGGATACAGATATTAATCACTGGTAA